From a single Nicotiana tomentosiformis chromosome 2, ASM39032v3, whole genome shotgun sequence genomic region:
- the LOC104104618 gene encoding aquaporin PIP2-7-like isoform X1 codes for MARDYVDPPAAPLFDTAELKKWSFYRALIAEFVATFLFLYVSVATVIGHKKQVGPCDGVGLLGISWAFGGMIFVLVYCTAGISGGHINPAVTFGLLLARKVSLLRAVAYMVAQCLGAICGVGLVKGFMKHDYNTHGGGANTVAVGYSTGAALGAEIIGTFVLVYTVFSATDPKRNSRDSHVPVLAPLPIGFAVFMVHLATIPITGTGINPARSFGAAVIYNHTTAWNDHWIFWVGPFLGALAAALYYQQLLRAQAAKTLSSFHSNSSI; via the exons ATGGCGAGAGACTATGTGGATCCGCCAGCAGCTCCGCTGTTTGATACGGCGGAGCTGAAGAAATGGTCTTTTTACAGAGCCCTCATTGCTGAATTTGTTGCCACCTTTCTTTTCCTCTACGTTAGCGTCGCTACCGTTATTGGCCACAAGAAGCAAGTTGGTCCCTGCGACGGCGTTGGACTTCTTGGTATTTCATGGGCTTTTGGTGGCATGATTTTTGTTCTTGTCTACTGTACTGCTGGCATCTCTG GTGGGCATATAAACCCAGCAGTAACATTTGGGCTATTACTGGCAAGGAAGGTTTCATTACTGAGAGCGGTGGCGTATATGGTGGCGCAATGCTTAGGAGCCATTTGCGGCGTTGGCTTAGTGAAAGGGTTTATGAAGCATGACTATAACACGCATGGCGGCGGTGCTAATACCGTTGCAGTTGGCTACTCAACTGGCGCAGCATTGGGTGCTGAGATCATTGGCACTTTTGTTCTTGTCTATACCGTCTTCTCCGCCACCGACCCCAAACGCAATTCACGTGATTCCCACGTCCCC GTATTAGCACCATTGCCAATTGGATTCGCGGTGTTTATGGTTCATTTGGCCACTATTCCCATCACAGGAACTGGGATCAATCCTGCTAGGAGTTTTGGAGCTGCTGTCATTTACAACCATACCACAGCTTGGAATGACCAT TGGATCTTCTGGGTTGGACCCTTTCTGGGAGCATTGGCTGCTGCTCTCTATTACCAGCAACTTCTGCGAGCTCAAGCTGCCAAAACTTTGAGCTCCTTTCACAGCAACTCCAGCATTTGA